Proteins encoded in a region of the Streptomyces sp. NBC_00258 genome:
- a CDS encoding NADPH-dependent FMN reductase — protein MENNTHKLVVIVASVREGRFGPVVASWLAEQADSHGGFDVDVVDLADVEIPLSLPAASPKYAGDDYPRPAGMRHLTTALESADAFVVVTPEYNHSYPASLKAAIDWHFTQWTAKPVAFVSYGGAAGGRHAVLHLENVLTELHAVTIRDGLAFPNYFTAWQDGHPLDPETRGYAKTLLDQLAWWAGALKSAREATPYPA, from the coding sequence ATGGAGAACAACACACACAAGCTGGTGGTCATCGTCGCGAGCGTCCGTGAAGGGAGGTTCGGTCCGGTGGTGGCGTCCTGGTTGGCTGAACAGGCCGACTCGCACGGCGGTTTCGACGTCGATGTCGTCGATCTGGCCGACGTCGAGATCCCGCTGTCCCTGCCCGCGGCATCACCGAAGTACGCCGGCGACGACTACCCTCGCCCGGCCGGGATGCGGCACCTGACCACCGCACTGGAGAGCGCGGACGCGTTCGTCGTGGTCACACCCGAGTACAACCACAGCTACCCCGCCTCCTTGAAAGCGGCCATCGACTGGCACTTCACCCAGTGGACGGCCAAGCCTGTCGCCTTCGTCAGCTACGGGGGCGCGGCGGGCGGCCGTCACGCGGTCCTGCACCTGGAGAACGTGCTGACGGAACTGCATGCGGTGACGATCCGTGACGGTCTCGCCTTCCCCAACTACTTCACGGCATGGCAGGACGGCCATCCGCTCGACCCCGAGACCCGCGGGTACGCCAAGACGCTGCTCGACCAGCTGGCCTGGTGGGCGGGTGCGCTCAAGTCGGCACGCGAGGCCACCCCTTACCCGGCCTGA
- a CDS encoding helix-turn-helix domain-containing protein, translated as MGTPLGDFIRSKRDSVQPETLGLPDRGRRRSPGLRRTDLAARAGISVEYLTRIEQGRDRNPSVAVVNALADALSLSPTERAHLRYLTKITGGECTAHTRPAPPPRHVRDAVQQTLRLLEPGIAVVTNRLGDILAHTSTYQSVTNGSGLLDTEAPNLTRYVFADPRARTFFTDWDDVADEQAFDLWLAPSVENSEWFTTELAPLAGPELTRRLNRHVVPQRGVLRLGHPAGCELRLLRETLELPADAQQLTVLLPADDETAEAVEQLRRKRRHNTLRAIS; from the coding sequence ATGGGTACGCCGTTGGGAGACTTCATCCGGAGCAAGCGCGACAGTGTCCAGCCGGAGACACTCGGCCTCCCGGATCGAGGCCGCCGCCGCTCCCCGGGGCTACGCCGCACGGATCTCGCGGCGCGCGCCGGCATCAGTGTCGAATACCTGACCCGCATCGAGCAGGGCCGTGACCGAAATCCTTCGGTGGCGGTGGTGAACGCTCTCGCCGACGCCCTAAGCCTCTCCCCCACCGAGCGCGCCCACCTGCGCTACCTCACGAAGATCACAGGCGGAGAATGCACCGCCCACACCCGCCCCGCACCCCCGCCCCGGCATGTGCGAGACGCCGTTCAGCAGACACTCCGCCTCCTCGAACCAGGCATCGCCGTGGTGACCAACCGGCTCGGTGACATCCTCGCCCACACCTCCACGTACCAGTCGGTGACGAACGGCAGCGGACTGCTCGACACCGAAGCCCCCAACCTCACCCGCTACGTCTTCGCCGACCCCCGCGCCCGCACCTTCTTCACCGACTGGGACGACGTCGCCGACGAGCAGGCATTCGACCTGTGGCTCGCCCCGTCCGTCGAGAACTCCGAGTGGTTCACCACGGAACTCGCACCCCTTGCCGGCCCCGAGCTGACCCGGCGCCTGAACCGGCACGTCGTTCCGCAACGCGGAGTCCTCCGACTCGGTCATCCAGCCGGATGCGAGCTCCGGCTGCTGCGGGAGACACTCGAACTCCCCGCTGACGCGCAGCAGTTGACCGTCCTTCTCCCCGCGGACGACGAGACCGCCGAGGCCGTCGAGCAACTCCGCCGCAAGCGTCGGCACAACACGCTGCGGGCTATCTCCTGA
- a CDS encoding putative quinol monooxygenase gives MNKTLLAEFTAREGAEDEVTRLILDYAKKVREEEGNLAFDVYTKTSSPRAYWIFEVYRDEDAFQAHLKAPYGGPLNNALVPLIEEDASVLTFLDPVT, from the coding sequence GTGAACAAGACCTTGCTCGCCGAGTTCACCGCCCGCGAGGGAGCGGAGGACGAGGTGACCCGCCTGATCCTGGACTACGCCAAGAAGGTGCGCGAGGAAGAGGGCAACCTCGCCTTCGACGTCTACACCAAGACGTCGAGCCCGCGCGCCTACTGGATCTTCGAGGTGTACCGGGACGAGGACGCCTTCCAGGCGCACCTGAAGGCCCCCTACGGCGGTCCGCTCAACAACGCCCTCGTCCCGCTGATCGAGGAGGACGCCTCGGTGCTGACCTTCCTCGATCCGGTGACGTGA
- a CDS encoding GH32 C-terminal domain-containing protein produces MSPGRVFRHARMRMIVAVAAVCALFAAPLAPQAVAADTPPYSETYRPQFHFTPKKNWMNDPNGLVYYKGEYHLFYQYNPSGNSWGDMSWGHAVSKDLVHWKELPLALSHDDQEMVFSGSAVVDWNNTTGFGTKKNPPMVAIYTSAYKNGGKQAQSLAYSTDRGRTWTKYQGNPVLDIGSKEFRDPKVQWYAPTKSWLMTVSLSTEHKVQFYSSKNLKDWSLLSEFGPAGATGGVWECPDLFPLAVDGNKKKIKWVLVVNINPGGIAGGSAAQYFIGDFDGKKFTAEGKGTYTPPAGTVVQDFEGADFGTWTTTGTAFGDGPAAGALDGQGAVDGFDGKGLANSFHAGDGSTGTLTSPEFTVDSPYLNFKVGGGRHPHESGTVMEQGPPPAGTVLADFEGGSYGDWTTTGDAFGTAPATGTLPNQQEVSGFLGNGLVNTYLNGDSTTGTLTSPEFTIDKDHINFLIGGGSHPAGSADPTAVELLVDGQVVRSATGKDAEALNWASWDVGDLAGSKARIRIVDDNPGGWGHLNVDHIMLSDTKARPVSQETSANLIVDGQVVRSATGSNSDTLDWASFDLRPYAGKKARIQIVDMNTSGWGHILADRFTAADKPAKSVVQRADWADYGKDYYAAVSWENAPGGKRYMVGWMNNWDYSGAVPTSPWRGAQSAPREMALRTVDGRIRLTSKPVDSLESLRRKRPATAPGVTVKSTTKPLIGPAAKGKALDIEATFSLKDAERFGLKVRTGTGGEETVIGYDTTTQELYVDRTRSGAVDFNSTFPGVQRAPLQPKNGKVKLRILVDWSSVEAFGGSGEAVITDQIFPDPASQGVEVFAENGSVKLDQARVWHLDSYRD; encoded by the coding sequence ATGAGCCCTGGACGTGTGTTCCGGCATGCCCGCATGCGGATGATCGTGGCGGTGGCGGCCGTCTGCGCCTTGTTCGCAGCCCCACTGGCCCCCCAGGCCGTAGCTGCCGACACCCCGCCGTACTCCGAGACATACCGGCCCCAGTTCCACTTCACGCCGAAGAAGAACTGGATGAACGACCCCAACGGCCTCGTGTACTACAAGGGCGAGTACCACCTCTTCTACCAGTACAACCCGAGCGGCAACTCCTGGGGCGACATGTCCTGGGGGCACGCGGTGAGCAAGGACCTCGTGCACTGGAAGGAGCTGCCGCTTGCCCTGTCGCACGACGACCAGGAGATGGTGTTCTCCGGCAGCGCGGTCGTCGACTGGAACAACACCACCGGCTTCGGTACGAAGAAGAACCCGCCCATGGTGGCGATCTACACCAGCGCCTACAAGAACGGCGGCAAGCAGGCCCAGTCGCTCGCCTACAGCACCGACCGCGGCCGTACCTGGACCAAGTACCAGGGCAATCCCGTCCTCGACATCGGCTCGAAGGAGTTCCGCGACCCCAAGGTCCAGTGGTACGCGCCGACCAAGAGCTGGCTGATGACGGTATCGCTGTCGACCGAGCACAAGGTGCAGTTCTACTCGTCGAAGAATCTCAAGGACTGGAGCCTGCTCAGTGAGTTCGGGCCGGCCGGTGCGACGGGCGGCGTGTGGGAGTGCCCCGACCTGTTCCCCCTCGCGGTCGACGGGAACAAGAAGAAGATCAAGTGGGTCCTGGTCGTCAACATCAACCCCGGTGGTATCGCCGGTGGTTCGGCCGCCCAGTACTTCATCGGCGACTTCGACGGCAAGAAGTTCACCGCCGAGGGCAAGGGCACCTACACCCCGCCGGCCGGCACGGTGGTTCAGGACTTCGAGGGCGCCGACTTCGGTACGTGGACGACCACCGGCACCGCGTTCGGCGACGGACCGGCGGCCGGGGCACTGGACGGGCAGGGAGCCGTCGACGGCTTCGACGGCAAGGGGCTTGCCAACAGCTTCCACGCAGGTGACGGGAGCACAGGCACCCTCACCTCACCCGAATTCACCGTCGACAGCCCCTACTTGAACTTCAAGGTCGGTGGCGGACGGCACCCGCACGAGTCCGGAACCGTCATGGAGCAGGGGCCGCCGCCCGCGGGTACGGTCCTGGCCGACTTCGAAGGCGGCAGCTACGGCGACTGGACGACGACCGGAGACGCCTTCGGCACGGCACCGGCCACCGGAACCCTCCCCAACCAGCAAGAAGTCTCCGGATTTCTGGGCAACGGACTGGTCAACACCTACCTGAACGGCGACTCCACCACCGGCACGCTCACCTCACCCGAATTCACCATCGACAAGGACCACATCAACTTCCTCATCGGCGGCGGCAGTCACCCCGCCGGCTCCGCCGACCCCACTGCCGTCGAGCTCCTCGTCGACGGCCAAGTGGTGCGCAGCGCAACCGGAAAGGACGCCGAGGCGCTCAACTGGGCGTCCTGGGACGTCGGCGACCTCGCCGGCAGCAAGGCGCGGATCAGGATCGTCGACGACAACCCCGGCGGCTGGGGCCACCTCAACGTCGACCACATCATGCTGTCCGACACCAAGGCCCGGCCCGTCTCCCAGGAGACGTCCGCCAACCTGATCGTCGACGGCCAGGTCGTCCGCAGCGCCACCGGCTCCAACAGCGACACCCTCGACTGGGCCTCCTTCGACCTGCGTCCCTACGCCGGCAAGAAGGCACGTATCCAGATCGTCGACATGAACACCTCGGGCTGGGGCCACATCCTCGCCGACCGGTTCACCGCAGCCGACAAGCCCGCCAAGTCCGTCGTGCAGCGCGCCGACTGGGCCGACTACGGCAAGGACTACTACGCGGCGGTGTCATGGGAGAACGCACCGGGCGGCAAGCGGTACATGGTCGGCTGGATGAACAACTGGGACTACAGCGGCGCCGTCCCCACCTCCCCCTGGCGCGGCGCGCAGAGCGCTCCCAGGGAGATGGCCCTGCGCACGGTCGACGGCCGGATCCGCCTCACCAGCAAGCCGGTCGACAGCCTGGAGTCCCTCCGGCGGAAGCGTCCGGCGACGGCGCCCGGCGTCACCGTCAAGAGCACCACAAAGCCCCTCATCGGCCCCGCGGCCAAGGGCAAGGCGCTCGACATCGAGGCCACATTCTCCCTCAAGGACGCCGAACGCTTCGGCCTCAAGGTGCGCACCGGCACAGGCGGCGAGGAGACCGTCATCGGCTACGACACCACGACTCAGGAGCTGTACGTCGACCGCACCCGCTCCGGCGCCGTGGACTTCAACAGCACCTTCCCCGGCGTCCAGCGGGCTCCGCTGCAGCCCAAGAACGGCAAGGTGAAGCTGCGGATCCTCGTCGACTGGTCGTCCGTCGAGGCCTTCGGCGGCAGCGGCGAAGCGGTGATCACCGACCAGATCTTCCCCGACCCGGCCAGCCAGGGAGTGGAGGTCTTCGCCGAGAACGGCTCGGTGAAACTCGACCAGGCCCGTGTCTGGCACCTCGACTCCTACCGTGACTGA
- a CDS encoding carbohydrate kinase family protein, whose amino-acid sequence MSPRQITVLGECVADAFAEPANASNELALRVLPGGGPANTAVALARLDTPARFLARLSGDVFGRLFRAHLEASGVDLTYAVAAAEPSTLAVAELDATGQAAFSFHAQNTADWQWTSGELARVDLSETACVHTGSLALVREPGGAVVEEFLAAAAPRATISIDPNVRPLLVHPEVYRARLAHWCALADVLRLSEDDLELLLPGTPPEQACDIWHAAGARLVVITRGADGALASLDGERIQVPAVPTRVADTVGAGDSFAAGLLHHLGARGLLGGRLTELRLDDVAEACLFATRVAALTCAVAGPNPPWQSQLAQLAAADGV is encoded by the coding sequence ATGAGCCCGCGCCAGATCACCGTCCTGGGGGAGTGCGTCGCGGACGCCTTCGCCGAACCGGCAAACGCCTCGAACGAGCTCGCCCTGCGGGTGCTGCCCGGCGGCGGACCTGCGAATACGGCGGTGGCCCTGGCCCGGCTGGACACGCCGGCCCGCTTCCTCGCACGCCTGTCCGGCGACGTGTTCGGCCGCCTGTTCCGGGCCCACCTGGAGGCGTCCGGCGTCGACCTGACGTACGCCGTCGCCGCCGCGGAGCCCAGCACGCTGGCCGTGGCGGAACTGGACGCCACCGGGCAGGCCGCGTTCTCGTTCCACGCGCAGAACACGGCCGACTGGCAGTGGACCTCAGGGGAACTGGCAAGGGTGGATCTGTCCGAAACAGCCTGTGTGCACACCGGGTCGCTGGCGCTGGTCCGTGAGCCCGGCGGGGCGGTGGTGGAGGAGTTCCTGGCGGCTGCCGCTCCGCGGGCCACCATCAGCATCGATCCCAACGTCCGGCCGCTGCTCGTACACCCCGAGGTCTATCGCGCCCGGCTGGCGCACTGGTGCGCCCTTGCCGACGTACTCCGGCTGAGCGAGGACGATCTGGAACTCCTGCTGCCGGGCACGCCGCCCGAGCAGGCCTGCGACATCTGGCACGCGGCCGGGGCACGGCTCGTCGTGATCACGCGCGGTGCCGACGGCGCCCTGGCCTCGCTCGACGGCGAACGGATCCAGGTGCCCGCCGTGCCGACGAGGGTCGCCGACACGGTCGGGGCGGGGGACTCCTTCGCCGCCGGGCTGCTGCACCATCTCGGCGCCCGCGGCCTCCTCGGCGGCCGGCTGACGGAACTCCGACTCGACGACGTCGCGGAAGCCTGCTTGTTCGCCACCCGGGTCGCTGCCCTGACCTGCGCGGTTGCCGGTCCCAATCCGCCGTGGCAGAGCCAGTTGGCGCAGCTCGCCGCAGCTGACGGCGTATGA
- a CDS encoding sugar ABC transporter substrate-binding protein, with translation MSRNSRLPSSLLRVAACTGVAALVLTACGSGSESGTASSGSGSVKVGLITKTDTNPFFVKMKEGAEKAAKENGAQLSTAAGKFDGDNAGQVTAIENMVAAGVKGILITPSDSKAIVPAIEKARAKGVLVIALDTPTEPESAVDALFATDNVKAGELIGEYAKAVMKGKTAKIATLDLAPGVSVGVQRHSGFLKGFGIEEKDPSVVCSQDTGGDQAKGQTAMENCLQKEPDINVVYTINEPAALGAFTALKAKGREKDVLIVSVDGGCTGTQAVKDGKIAATSQQYPLKMAAEGVKAVVTYAKDGKKASGYTDTGVTLISDKAQDGVTAKDTAYGLENCWG, from the coding sequence ATGTCACGCAACTCTCGTCTCCCCTCCTCCTTGCTCAGAGTCGCCGCCTGCACGGGTGTCGCGGCCCTCGTCCTGACCGCCTGCGGATCCGGATCCGAATCAGGCACCGCGAGCTCCGGATCGGGCAGCGTCAAGGTCGGTCTGATCACCAAGACCGACACCAACCCGTTCTTCGTGAAGATGAAGGAGGGCGCGGAGAAGGCCGCCAAGGAGAACGGCGCCCAACTGTCCACCGCAGCGGGCAAGTTCGACGGGGACAACGCCGGGCAGGTCACGGCCATCGAGAACATGGTCGCCGCCGGCGTGAAGGGCATCCTGATCACCCCGAGCGACTCCAAGGCCATCGTGCCCGCGATCGAGAAGGCCCGCGCCAAGGGTGTCCTGGTCATCGCCCTGGACACCCCGACCGAGCCGGAGAGCGCGGTCGACGCCCTCTTCGCCACCGACAACGTCAAAGCCGGTGAACTGATCGGCGAGTACGCCAAGGCCGTCATGAAGGGCAAGACCGCCAAGATAGCCACCCTCGACCTCGCGCCCGGTGTGTCCGTCGGCGTCCAGCGGCACAGCGGCTTCCTCAAGGGCTTCGGCATCGAGGAGAAGGACCCGTCGGTCGTCTGCTCCCAGGACACCGGAGGCGACCAGGCCAAGGGCCAGACGGCGATGGAGAACTGCCTCCAGAAGGAGCCGGACATCAACGTCGTCTACACGATCAACGAGCCGGCCGCACTGGGCGCGTTCACCGCGCTCAAGGCCAAGGGCCGGGAGAAGGACGTCCTGATCGTCTCCGTCGACGGCGGCTGCACCGGCACCCAGGCAGTCAAGGACGGCAAGATCGCCGCCACCTCGCAGCAGTACCCGCTGAAGATGGCCGCCGAGGGTGTCAAGGCCGTCGTGACGTACGCCAAGGACGGCAAGAAGGCGTCCGGTTACACCGATACCGGAGTCACGCTGATCAGCGACAAGGCGCAGGACGGCGTCACCGCGAAGGACACCGCCTACGGCCTGGAGAACTGCTGGGGCTGA
- a CDS encoding ABC transporter permease: MTATTSPYAEIKAPTTARRLLTAPTTGPLVALLLACAFFSLSTDQFLTGGNFSLIVQQVMVVGTLAIGQTLIILTAGIDLSCGAVMAFGSIVIAKMAAEGSLPPLVAIALGLVVCGGFGLLNGLLVQKIPLPPFIVTLGMLNVAFALTHIYSEEQTVTNLPGPLTALGQTFPLGHTDITYGSLVTIALFLLLAYALSSTGWGRHVYALGDSQEAARLNGIRTSRLAIGVYTVAGLLYGVAALLLISRTGVGDPQAGQTDNLDSITAVVLGGTSLFGGRGSVLGTFIGVLIVGVFRNGLQLMGVSSVYQTLITGVLVILAVTVDQLSRKKAR; this comes from the coding sequence ATGACAGCCACGACCTCGCCGTACGCCGAGATCAAAGCACCGACCACGGCCCGCAGACTGCTCACTGCACCGACCACCGGCCCACTGGTCGCCCTCCTCCTGGCCTGCGCCTTCTTCTCTCTTTCGACCGACCAGTTCCTCACGGGCGGCAACTTCTCGCTGATCGTGCAGCAGGTCATGGTCGTGGGCACCCTCGCCATCGGACAGACCCTGATCATCCTCACCGCGGGCATCGACCTGTCGTGCGGCGCCGTGATGGCGTTCGGCAGCATCGTGATCGCCAAAATGGCGGCCGAGGGCTCGCTGCCCCCGCTCGTCGCCATCGCCCTGGGCCTGGTCGTCTGCGGCGGCTTCGGACTGCTCAACGGGCTGTTGGTGCAGAAGATCCCGCTGCCGCCGTTCATCGTCACCCTCGGCATGCTCAACGTCGCGTTCGCGCTGACCCACATCTACTCCGAAGAGCAGACGGTCACCAACCTGCCCGGCCCGCTGACGGCCCTCGGGCAGACCTTCCCGCTCGGCCACACCGACATCACCTACGGCTCCCTGGTCACCATCGCCCTGTTCCTCCTCCTCGCCTACGCCCTGAGCAGCACCGGTTGGGGCCGGCACGTCTACGCACTGGGCGACAGCCAGGAAGCGGCGCGGCTGAACGGCATCCGCACCTCCCGGCTGGCCATCGGCGTCTACACCGTGGCCGGTCTCCTCTACGGCGTCGCCGCCCTGCTGCTCATCTCCCGCACCGGAGTCGGCGACCCCCAGGCCGGACAGACCGACAACCTCGACAGCATCACCGCCGTGGTCCTCGGCGGCACCAGCCTCTTCGGCGGACGCGGTTCGGTTCTGGGCACCTTCATCGGCGTCCTCATCGTCGGCGTCTTCCGCAACGGCCTGCAGCTGATGGGCGTCTCCTCCGTCTACCAGACACTGATCACCGGAGTCCTGGTGATTCTCGCGGTGACCGTCGACCAGCTCTCCCGGAAGAAGGCCCGATGA
- a CDS encoding ATP-binding cassette domain-containing protein, whose protein sequence is MTATSSPTPVLQARGLVKRYGHVTAIDGADFDLLPGEVLAVIGDNGAGKTSLIKALTGALVPDAGEIRLGGEPIQFSGPQSARAHGIETVYQDLAVAASMDIASNVFLGRELRRPGVLGSVFRMLDKKRMREEAAEHMADLKIGLRSLTQSVETLSGGQRQAVAVARSVAWARSVVVMDEPTAALGVKESGQVLDLIRRVRDKGMPVVLISHNMPHVFEIADRIHVHRLGRRAAVIKPSDYSMAEVVAIMTGALTVDEAGDTVVADSEAAKAAGVRAN, encoded by the coding sequence ATGACCGCCACCTCCTCCCCCACCCCCGTGCTGCAGGCGCGCGGTCTGGTCAAGCGCTACGGCCATGTCACCGCCATCGACGGCGCCGACTTCGACCTGCTGCCGGGCGAGGTCCTCGCGGTCATCGGCGACAACGGAGCCGGCAAGACCAGCCTGATCAAGGCCCTCACCGGCGCGCTGGTCCCCGACGCGGGCGAGATACGGCTGGGCGGCGAGCCCATCCAGTTCTCCGGGCCGCAGAGTGCGCGCGCCCACGGCATTGAGACGGTCTATCAGGACCTCGCCGTGGCCGCTTCCATGGACATCGCCTCGAACGTGTTCCTCGGACGCGAGCTGCGCCGCCCCGGCGTCCTCGGCAGCGTCTTCCGCATGCTGGACAAGAAGCGCATGCGCGAGGAGGCCGCCGAGCACATGGCCGACCTGAAGATCGGCCTGCGCTCGCTGACGCAGTCGGTCGAGACGCTCTCCGGCGGACAGCGGCAGGCCGTCGCGGTCGCCCGTTCCGTCGCCTGGGCCCGCAGCGTCGTCGTCATGGACGAACCCACCGCCGCCCTCGGCGTCAAGGAATCCGGTCAGGTCCTGGACCTGATCCGCCGTGTCCGGGACAAGGGCATGCCGGTCGTCCTGATCAGCCACAACATGCCGCACGTCTTCGAGATCGCCGACCGGATCCACGTCCACCGGCTGGGCCGGCGCGCTGCCGTGATCAAGCCCTCCGACTACTCCATGGCGGAGGTCGTCGCCATCATGACCGGTGCTCTCACCGTCGACGAGGCCGGAGATACTGTCGTAGCGGATTCCGAGGCGGCGAAGGCCGCAGGCGTCCGGGCCAACTGA
- a CDS encoding LacI family DNA-binding transcriptional regulator codes for MAANRRPTLADVAREVGVSAKTVSRVLNEDGPASARTREQVLAAVAKLGFQPNLMARNIRVGGPDTTIGLVIPDLGNPFFGAVARSIEDAVRDRGLTLLMGSSADDADRERALTDKFLARRVSILMVVPSVGADHSHLKTDRAAGLPVVFLDRPGSGLASDNVVSSNRAGAHDGVAHLIAHGHRRIGFIGDLPTKLYTRRERLAGYRAALREAGLPSDGSLVTNAHDQHGASAATAQLLGLADPPTALFAGNNLVALGIVTELARSKRKDVAVVAFDDVELAEALEPALTVVAQNPEEIGRTAATAALSRLDGDRSRARTITVPTRLVVRGSGEQPAPAPQEA; via the coding sequence ATGGCAGCGAACCGCCGCCCCACCCTGGCCGACGTCGCCCGCGAAGTGGGCGTCAGCGCCAAAACCGTCTCCCGCGTCCTCAACGAGGACGGACCCGCCTCGGCCCGGACCAGGGAACAGGTCCTCGCCGCCGTAGCCAAGCTCGGCTTCCAGCCGAACCTCATGGCCCGCAACATCCGCGTCGGCGGACCCGACACCACCATCGGACTGGTCATCCCGGACCTCGGCAACCCCTTCTTCGGAGCCGTGGCCCGCAGCATCGAGGACGCCGTCCGCGACCGCGGCCTGACCCTCCTCATGGGTTCCTCCGCGGACGATGCCGACCGCGAACGCGCGCTGACGGACAAGTTCCTCGCCCGCCGCGTCAGCATCCTGATGGTCGTGCCGTCCGTCGGCGCCGACCACTCCCACCTCAAAACGGACCGCGCCGCCGGCCTGCCCGTCGTCTTCCTCGACCGTCCGGGATCGGGGCTGGCCTCGGACAACGTCGTCAGCTCCAACCGTGCGGGCGCCCACGACGGCGTCGCCCACCTGATCGCCCACGGCCACCGGCGCATCGGCTTCATCGGCGACCTTCCCACCAAGCTCTACACACGCCGCGAGCGCCTGGCCGGGTACCGCGCGGCCCTGCGGGAAGCCGGCCTCCCCTCCGACGGTTCCCTGGTCACCAACGCCCATGACCAGCACGGGGCCTCCGCCGCGACCGCCCAGCTCCTCGGCCTGGCGGATCCCCCCACCGCCCTGTTCGCCGGCAACAACCTCGTGGCGCTGGGCATAGTGACCGAACTCGCCCGCAGCAAGCGCAAGGACGTCGCCGTCGTCGCCTTCGACGACGTAGAGCTCGCCGAGGCCCTCGAACCGGCCCTGACCGTCGTCGCCCAGAACCCCGAAGAGATCGGCAGAACGGCAGCGACCGCCGCCCTGTCCCGCCTGGACGGCGACCGCTCCCGCGCCCGCACCATCACCGTCCCCACCCGGCTGGTGGTCCGGGGCTCGGGAGAGCAGCCTGCTCCGGCGCCGCAAGAGGCATGA
- a CDS encoding alpha/beta hydrolase: MALSLDPEIAEALAPMAGAMADATPPAVGDIAARRAMWEPIIGAAGTAQPIPSDVKTSEHHATADDGTHVRMRWYVKDGAKPGPAVVFLHGGGYIFGHIDLFDGPVSRYVAASGVTMLSVEYRRAPEHPFPTPLEDAYTALRWLHEHAAELGVDANRIGVMGDSAGGGMAAALTILARERGGPQIARQILLMPMLDDRTTTPDPHIASYALWSYDDSLTAWPALLGEAAGGPDVPATAAPARLGDATGLPPAYIEVDQLDVFRDEDTAYATKLSRAGVPVEFHLHPGAPHEFDSIAFDSDVARRAIADRIRVLKSI, translated from the coding sequence ATGGCCCTCAGCCTGGATCCCGAAATCGCCGAGGCGCTGGCCCCGATGGCCGGCGCGATGGCGGACGCCACACCGCCGGCAGTGGGGGACATCGCGGCGCGGCGCGCCATGTGGGAGCCGATCATCGGCGCTGCGGGAACGGCCCAACCGATCCCATCCGACGTGAAGACCAGCGAGCACCACGCGACGGCCGACGACGGCACACACGTCAGAATGCGCTGGTACGTCAAGGACGGCGCCAAGCCCGGCCCGGCCGTGGTGTTCTTACACGGCGGCGGATACATCTTCGGCCACATCGATCTGTTCGACGGCCCCGTCTCCCGCTACGTCGCCGCCAGCGGCGTAACGATGCTGTCGGTCGAGTACCGCCGCGCCCCTGAGCACCCCTTCCCGACACCGCTCGAAGACGCCTACACCGCACTGCGCTGGCTGCACGAGCACGCTGCCGAACTCGGCGTCGACGCCAACCGCATCGGTGTGATGGGCGACAGCGCCGGAGGCGGTATGGCCGCGGCACTGACGATCCTCGCCCGCGAGCGCGGCGGCCCGCAGATCGCCCGGCAGATCCTGCTCATGCCGATGCTCGACGACCGCACCACCACCCCTGATCCGCACATCGCGTCCTACGCGCTGTGGTCCTACGACGACAGCCTCACCGCATGGCCGGCCCTGCTCGGCGAGGCCGCCGGCGGGCCCGACGTCCCGGCCACGGCGGCCCCGGCCCGTCTCGGGGACGCGACCGGCCTGCCGCCGGCCTACATAGAGGTCGACCAGCTCGACGTCTTCCGCGACGAGGACACCGCCTACGCGACCAAACTCAGTCGCGCCGGCGTGCCGGTGGAGTTCCACCTTCACCCCGGAGCTCCGCACGAGTTCGACTCCATCGCCTTCGACTCCGACGTCGCCCGCCGCGCCATCGCCGACCGCATCCGAGTCCTCAAGTCGATCTGA